From the Drechmeria coniospora strain ARSEF 6962 chromosome 02, whole genome shotgun sequence genome, the window GGCACTTACGGAGGAGGCATGAACGGCATGGGAGCGCACAGCAGCATGGGCTTCTACGGCCGcaatgccgccgccggcgtgagCATGTATGGCGGAGACATGATGTCGACGGGCATGCAGATTCCCATGCAGTTTGCGCACCCCGTGAGCTCTGGCGGCTCtgtcgagcgcgtcgagcaATGGCGACAAGGCGTGCACCCCTGAGCTTGGCAGCGTCATTCCTACGTCATTCGTCTTTGTCTTGTCAATTGAGAAGCAGCGGCATACGGGAGACGGAGGTTGGATATTTGTTTCGGGAAAACCCCCTTACCACGCATGGCGCGGCGCTTTGCTGAAGGGTTTTGGTCGTGCGGCTTTTGCTTCGCCCATACATCTAATATCTAAAATGTCCCCCCCCCATCTGCAAAGAGAGACATGCCAAGAGAGAATAGCATTGGCTTCGGAGCGAAACTGCTTCATGCCGCACTGGGTATCGTCTTCTACTTGACCATGCAAAATAAAAGGGCTCCTGTTGCTTTGCCCATCCTCGCGGCCGTGACATACATATATGCGGCAGGATGCACTGTAGTCTCGAATGGCGGCAAAAATAGATGCCATACGCTTGCCTCCGTCGGCGATTGCTCAAGATAATGTCGGGACTCTATTCCAATGTAGGTGTGAATGGGAACGCTACGTCCGATTGAGGGCCGAGTACTTTTCATCGGCCTGGTCCAGCGCGTCGCGAAGGGCAATGTCAGAGAGGGCAACGAATTTGGTGCCCTTGACGAATTTCCAAATCAAATAGGCACCGAGAACGAGGGGTATGTCCCTGCGACTGGTTAGCGACCGAGGCCGATCCGATGACGTCGCGTGGCAGTGGCCAGGCTTACAGGTAGGCCGAAACGAAATCGCCAGCGTTCCAGTGGCCGTTGACAAAGTTTTTGAAGCCGCTGGTGAGAAGGATGAGGACGCACATGACAAGTGCAAAGTAGGAGCTGTAGACTGCGGCGGGACAACTGTCAGCGATAGGGGATTCTCGGTGCGAGAGCGAGAGGGTGCCGTCCACGTACTGGTCCACGAATTGTGCCAGGGCAGTCGGGCGAGAGGAATGTTTTGCTTCTTGAAGGCCAGCCTCATGCGAATGTGATTCAGCAGTATGGAGATCCaggagacgaggacgccggcggcggtgaggtggacgagccagaagaaggcggccagGGCACTGCTCGACAGGCTCATGAAGCTCAGAAGCATGAAGACGGCAAAGAGCCCGACGCAGACGTAGGGAACGCCCCAAGACGTCGTCCTCAGGAAGACCTGGGGTGCCTGGCGCTTCAGGGCGAGGCCGTAGAGGACGcgggtgccggcgaggagggcctgGTTGGAGGAGGACCAGGCGGaggtgatgacgacggcgttgacgaCGGAGGGGATGGCAGGtatgccggcggcggaggcggcgatgacaaAGGGGCTCTGGGCGGCGTTGCcgctgtcgccgtcgaggcgggcgtcgtcgctggagacgagcatgccgacgatgaggatggCGACCAGGTAGAAGAGGACGATGCGGATGAAGACGTTCTTGCAGGCGGCCGGGATGGCCTTGCGCGGGTTCCTCGTCTCGGCaccggccatggcgatgctctcgatgccggcgaaggagaagacggcgccggTCATGACGCTCCAGTAGCCAAGAAACTTGCCCCAGCTCCCGGCGGCCAGGTACTCGA encodes:
- a CDS encoding hypothetical protein (related to general amino acid permease), which gives rise to MASSNDDTAASVNTGGGGGGGPVPVGSGNSLRGLGNQQHHGQDHDRNDGQTLHHALRSSAQGSPHGHLHHHHPHHARDDDVETGSGPSLDSADLVTAAESQNLKRGLKQRHLSMLGIAGAIGTGLFLGLGSAVQRGGPLGALLGYATIGLVVCAVQFALGEVAALLPVTGAFVRHAEFFVDPAWGFAIGWNLVYGNLLSIPSEITAICVLFQFWTDINPTVFIVIFILLTALLGFALVRVFGEVEFYFALLKILLVVFLVILGLVIDLGGIPGTPALYFRYWSRPGPFVEYLAAGSWGKFLGYWSVMTGAVFSFAGIESIAMAGAETRNPRKAIPAACKNVFIRIVLFYLVAILIVGMLVSSDDARLDGDSGNAAQSPFVIAASAAGIPAIPSVVNAVVITSAWSSSNQALLAGTRVLYGLALKRQAPQVFLRTTSWGVPYVCVGLFAVFMLLSFMSLSSSALAAFFWLVHLTAAGVLVSWISILLNHIRMRLAFKKQNIPLARLPWHNSWTIYSSYFALVMCVLILLTSGFKNFVNGHWNAGDFVSAYLDIPLVLGAYLIWKFVKGTKFVALSDIALRDALDQADEKYSALNRT